The window GATCCTGGCCAGTTGCTCCTGGCCTACAAGCGAGCGGCGGCTATGAATACCCTCCGCCATTAGGCTTTGCGCAACCAGTTTTCGCGTCTGCAAGGCCGGTGTGAAGACAAGCGCACCCAACAGAAAAAGCGCCACGGCTGCCAGGAAAACGGCAACAGAGACCAGAACGCTTAGATCCTGAGTATTGGAAAACAGATTCATGGCTCGCCCCCTGTCAAATGTCGAAATTGACCATGCGATACATGATGAAGTCACCCAGCAGCGCCCATGCCCCAAAGATTGTAAACACAGGCACGATCAAAGGACTGCCCCACACGTCGCCGTAAAAGCTCGGTGCCAAGATCATGAGGATGACAAGCATGATGATCGGAAACAGGGAAATGATCCACGCGGATACCCGCCCCTCCGCCGAGAGCGCCCTGATCTTCAACCTGAGTTTCTGCCTATCGCGCAGCACTGATGATAGGTTCGACAGAATTTCAGTAAGGTTGCCGCCAGTCTTGGCCTGGATCGATAGTGAAACCGATAGCAATTGTAGTCCCTCGAAGCCGACGCGTTGGGTGAGTTTGCGCACTGCATTTTCAAGGCTGAGCCCGAAGGTTATTTCGTCGGAAACGATCCCAAATTCGGTGCCAAGAGGGTCGGGCATTTCACGGGCGACCAAGGCTATCGCGACTGTCGTTGGATGTCCCGCCCGAAGGGAACGTACAATCATATCCAAGGCATCTGGCAGTTGCTTGGCGAATCTCTGGATTCTCCTGGCCCGCGCCCGTTGGAGGACCAGAAGCGGCAAGACAAAGGCTACGAATAGAAAGATGGCGAACGAAGGTATGGCAGAGAAATGCAATAGAAACGAGAACACGAGAGCCAGGGCCATACCGGCAATAATGAATATTGCGATAAATGACGCCGGATTTCCAGTAATGCCAGATTGGGTGTACAATCTGTTTAGTGCGATCAAACTGAAAAGAAAGTCTCCTGAGCTGGAAAGCCCGCGCTCGCGCAGCAATCCCTGTAGAGTCTGTTCAGCCGGAGCATCATCAACTAGTCGGGTCAAACGACGATTGATCGTCTTAACCCGTGAGCGGCGTTTGGAATAGGTAACGTATAGAGCTTCGGCAGCGAGGATAACCGACGCCGCGGCGAGGACATAAATCAAATAAAGTAGTGTCTGGCCGGTCGGCATCAGAGCGAAACCTGTGGATTGAACGCATCCTTGCTGAAGTGATGTCCCAGCGTGGCTGCCTCCGGGGCAAAACGCGGCCGTATGCCGGTGGCCCGGAATTCTCCGATTATCTGGCCATCAGCCGTGACATCGCGGCGGACGAAATGATAGAGTTCCTGAAGCTGGACGACATTACCTTCCATGCCGGTCAATTCCGAAATGGAGACGACCCGCCTTCCGCCATCGGAAAGACGCTGCGTTTGCACGATGATGTCGATGGCCGAGGCGATCTGCGAGCGAATGGAGTCGTTCGTCATCGGCATGCCCGCCATGCCGACCATCTGCTCCAGACGCGAAATGGCATCGCGTGGCGTGTTGGCATGGATGGTGGTCATTGAGCCTTCGTGGCCGGTGTTCATGGCCTGCAGCATGTCGAAGGCCTCTTCGCCGCGAACCTCGCCAACGATGATTCGATCGGGCCGCATGCGCAGGGCGTTCTTCAGCAGTTCGCGCTGGCGCACCTCGCCCTTGCCCTCGACGTTGGGAGGACGGGTCTCCAGCCGCCCGACGTGCGGCTGCTGCAATTGCAGTTCCGCAGCGTCTTCGATCGTAACCAGGCGCTCCTTGCTGGGAATGTA is drawn from Mesorhizobium sp. B1-1-8 and contains these coding sequences:
- a CDS encoding type II secretion system F family protein, producing the protein MPTGQTLLYLIYVLAAASVILAAEALYVTYSKRRSRVKTINRRLTRLVDDAPAEQTLQGLLRERGLSSSGDFLFSLIALNRLYTQSGITGNPASFIAIFIIAGMALALVFSFLLHFSAIPSFAIFLFVAFVLPLLVLQRARARRIQRFAKQLPDALDMIVRSLRAGHPTTVAIALVAREMPDPLGTEFGIVSDEITFGLSLENAVRKLTQRVGFEGLQLLSVSLSIQAKTGGNLTEILSNLSSVLRDRQKLRLKIRALSAEGRVSAWIISLFPIIMLVILMILAPSFYGDVWGSPLIVPVFTIFGAWALLGDFIMYRMVNFDI